A window of Aliarcobacter trophiarum LMG 25534 contains these coding sequences:
- a CDS encoding GNAT family N-acetyltransferase yields the protein MNLEFFELKLENTKDKEEVVKIINEAYRGELKGNAWTGEAHLLSGIRIDIDMLNEYLKEKNTKTFIAKNNNQVVATIQAKLEDNTIYIGLFAVDPNIQASGVGRRLLEFTELETSKIWKIKSFVMEVISSRTELRDYYIRRGYQNTNSYIEFPRSEKWSSNKQEELKLLVLKKEI from the coding sequence ATGAATTTAGAATTTTTTGAGTTAAAGTTAGAAAATACAAAAGATAAAGAAGAGGTTGTAAAGATAATAAATGAGGCATATAGAGGGGAGTTAAAAGGAAATGCTTGGACAGGTGAAGCACATCTTTTAAGCGGAATTAGAATTGATATAGATATGCTAAATGAGTATTTAAAAGAGAAAAATACAAAAACTTTTATAGCAAAAAATAATAATCAAGTTGTGGCTACTATACAGGCAAAACTTGAAGATAATACTATTTATATAGGACTTTTTGCAGTTGATCCAAATATTCAAGCAAGTGGAGTTGGAAGAAGACTTTTGGAGTTTACAGAGCTTGAAACTTCAAAGATTTGGAAGATTAAAAGTTTTGTTATGGAGGTAATTTCAAGTAGAACAGAGTTAAGAGACTATTATATTAGAAGAGGTTATCAAAATACAAATAGTTATATTGAGTTTCCAAGATCAGAAAAATGGAGCTCAAATAAGCAAGAAGAGTTAAAACTTTTAGTTTTAAAAAAAGAGATTTAA